One Pseudonocardia sediminis DNA window includes the following coding sequences:
- a CDS encoding acetoacetate decarboxylase has protein sequence MKVSDILAAGTTPLTAPAFPAGSHRFLEREYLNIVYRTDADAFRAAVPEPLTVDEPLVRFEVMHMGDVDGFGPYTECGQALAVSFDGERGEYLHGMWLDNAPAIFAGREQSAYPKSFGTPRLRVDDGALVGTLRLGELPVATATMAYKNAPLDPALAAEQIGVPTWMVKLVPGPGRPSLARLVRTQISDLTVKQAWSGPARLQLFDHVLAPLADLPVREIVSASHVLTDLTLAPAETVHDYLEDRS, from the coding sequence GTGAAGGTCTCGGACATCCTCGCCGCGGGCACCACGCCGCTGACCGCGCCCGCATTCCCGGCCGGGTCGCACCGGTTCCTCGAACGCGAGTACCTCAACATCGTCTACCGCACCGACGCCGACGCGTTCCGCGCCGCCGTCCCCGAGCCGCTGACCGTCGACGAGCCGCTCGTGCGGTTCGAGGTCATGCACATGGGCGACGTCGACGGGTTCGGCCCCTACACCGAGTGCGGGCAGGCGCTGGCCGTGTCGTTCGACGGCGAGCGGGGCGAGTACCTGCACGGCATGTGGCTCGACAACGCCCCGGCGATCTTCGCCGGGCGCGAGCAGAGCGCCTACCCGAAGTCGTTCGGCACTCCGCGACTGCGCGTCGACGACGGGGCCCTGGTCGGGACGCTGCGCCTGGGCGAGCTGCCGGTCGCCACGGCGACGATGGCCTACAAGAACGCACCGCTCGACCCGGCGCTCGCCGCCGAGCAGATCGGCGTGCCGACGTGGATGGTCAAGCTCGTCCCCGGTCCGGGCCGGCCGTCGCTCGCCCGCCTGGTGCGCACGCAGATCAGCGACCTGACCGTGAAGCAGGCCTGGTCGGGACCGGCCCGGCTGCAGTTGTTCGACCACGTCCTCGCGCCCCTGGCGGACCTGCCGGTACGCGAGATCGTCTCCGCATCGCACGTGCTGACCGACCTGACGCTGGCGCCGGCCGAGACGGTGCACGACTACCTGGAGGACCGGTCATGA
- a CDS encoding CaiB/BaiF CoA transferase family protein: MDNGTGALAGVRVIDLASVVMGPYATQILGDLGADVIKVESPGGDMVRRTHPQRNPGMGALALNVNRNKRSLALDLKSADGRAAFLDLVATADVLVTNMRPGALDRLGLDGETLTAHNPRLVYCRAQGFRSDSELADRAAYDEIVQASSGMVDLMRRATGTPSYAPTILADKVCALTIVYSVLAAVIHQKATGRGQVVEVPMNDTMLAFNLVEHLSGHTFVPEEGPTGFNRSMAAGHQAVETKDGWACILPYTPANIADFFRAAGREDLATDPRFADGAALSAHQEDLYALIAEMSPDRTTDDWARLCADHSIPFAPVLAIDEAENDPYVTEGGVLTESEHPTEGRYRSIGFPVKLSGTPAGMRSPCPSLGQDSVALLRELGRSPEQIDALVSSGVVVSGAAS; encoded by the coding sequence ATGGACAACGGGACAGGCGCCCTGGCCGGCGTCCGCGTGATCGACCTCGCCTCGGTGGTGATGGGCCCGTACGCGACCCAGATCCTCGGCGACCTGGGAGCCGACGTGATCAAGGTCGAGTCCCCGGGCGGGGACATGGTGCGGCGCACGCACCCCCAGCGGAACCCGGGCATGGGTGCGCTGGCGCTGAACGTCAACCGGAACAAGCGCAGCCTCGCGCTCGACCTCAAGTCGGCCGACGGCCGCGCCGCGTTCCTGGACCTGGTCGCCACCGCCGACGTGCTGGTGACGAACATGCGCCCGGGAGCGCTGGACCGCCTCGGGCTCGACGGCGAGACGCTGACCGCGCACAACCCGCGGCTCGTGTACTGCCGCGCGCAGGGCTTCCGCTCGGACTCCGAGCTCGCCGACCGCGCCGCCTACGACGAGATCGTGCAGGCCTCGTCCGGCATGGTCGACCTGATGCGCCGGGCCACCGGGACGCCGTCCTACGCTCCGACGATCCTGGCCGACAAGGTCTGCGCGCTCACCATCGTCTACTCGGTGCTGGCCGCCGTCATCCACCAGAAGGCGACCGGGCGGGGCCAGGTCGTCGAGGTGCCGATGAACGACACGATGCTCGCGTTCAACCTGGTCGAGCACCTGTCCGGGCACACGTTCGTCCCGGAGGAGGGCCCGACCGGCTTCAACCGGTCGATGGCCGCCGGGCACCAGGCCGTCGAGACGAAGGACGGCTGGGCCTGCATCCTGCCCTACACCCCGGCGAACATCGCCGACTTCTTCCGCGCCGCCGGGCGCGAGGACCTGGCGACCGACCCCCGCTTCGCCGACGGCGCCGCCCTGTCCGCGCACCAGGAGGACCTCTACGCCCTGATCGCCGAGATGTCCCCGGACCGTACGACCGACGACTGGGCCCGGCTCTGCGCCGACCACTCGATCCCGTTCGCCCCGGTGCTCGCGATCGACGAGGCGGAGAACGACCCCTACGTCACCGAGGGCGGCGTGCTGACCGAGTCCGAGCACCCCACCGAGGGCCGCTACCGCTCGATCGGCTTCCCGGTGAAGCTCTCCGGGACCCCCGCCGGGATGCGCTCGCCGTGCCCGTCGCTGGGACAGGACAGCGTCGCGCTGCTGCGCGAGCTGGGACGCTCGCCCGAGCAGATCGACGCGCTGGTCTCCTCCGGTGTCGTGGTCTCGGGGGCGGCGTCGTGA
- a CDS encoding ANTAR domain-containing protein, with the protein MIEGDSMDDHDDRLRLGLREILDNAVRDVPGADGAVVTVLRDDAVTTGRPRLERLVGGWACDEGPCVDAMLARRTTTILLDDVETEAAERWPDYAGTAGRSGVRSVLSFVMAPPGAAPAAVSFHAGRSGVLGDPSRTVGMVFVLQAAVALYGGQQVGRLIEILGTRDVIGQATGILMERFGLDDEQAYAMLVSSAQDTDTSLLDIATWLTGQGKPPLS; encoded by the coding sequence GTGATCGAGGGGGACTCGATGGACGACCACGACGACCGGCTGCGACTCGGCCTGCGGGAGATCCTCGACAACGCCGTCCGCGACGTGCCGGGCGCCGACGGGGCCGTGGTCACCGTGCTGCGCGACGACGCCGTCACGACCGGCCGTCCCCGCCTCGAGCGACTCGTCGGGGGCTGGGCGTGCGACGAGGGGCCGTGCGTGGACGCGATGCTGGCCCGGCGCACGACGACGATCCTGCTCGACGACGTCGAGACCGAGGCGGCGGAGCGCTGGCCGGACTACGCCGGGACGGCAGGGCGCAGCGGGGTGCGCAGCGTCCTGTCGTTCGTGATGGCGCCCCCGGGCGCGGCGCCGGCCGCCGTGTCCTTCCACGCCGGCCGGTCGGGGGTGCTGGGCGATCCGAGCCGCACCGTCGGCATGGTGTTCGTGCTGCAGGCCGCGGTGGCGCTCTACGGCGGGCAGCAGGTCGGCCGGCTGATCGAGATCCTGGGCACGCGGGACGTGATCGGGCAGGCGACCGGGATCCTGATGGAGCGGTTCGGCCTCGACGACGAGCAGGCCTACGCGATGCTGGTCAGCAGCGCGCAGGACACCGACACGTCGCTGCTCGACATCGCCACGTGGCTGACCGGCCAGGGCAAGCCGCCGCTCTCCTGA
- a CDS encoding acyl-CoA dehydrogenase family protein, which yields MSSTTGPTTVLEPLPGDFYGYLELLDPEEQEILGRVRRFAEEKIAPVADENWASTTFPHDLIPAFADLDIVGLGREWPDRRSYSKLLTSFISLELSRIDPSMATFFGVHTGLALSSIDLCGSEEQKERWLPAMRRMELIGAFALSEPHGGSDVAGGLETTARRDGDTWVLNGAKRWIGNGTFADLTIVWARDVTDGGDGAVLGFVLEKDTPGFTATKMEGKLALRTVQNADLTFVDARVPEANRLQNANSFKDTNRVLRVTRGGVAWNAVGAMMGVYELARDYALEREQFGAPIASYQLIQDHLVTILGHLTSSLGMAVRVAQLQDTDRFTDEQAALAKRECTIALRDAAARAREVLGGNGVLLENKVTRFFNDAEALYSYEGTKEINTLVVGRAITGIGAFVGRAPAKKR from the coding sequence ATGAGCAGCACGACCGGTCCGACCACCGTCCTGGAGCCGTTGCCCGGCGACTTCTACGGCTACCTCGAGCTCCTGGACCCCGAGGAGCAGGAGATCCTCGGCCGGGTCCGCCGCTTCGCCGAGGAGAAGATCGCCCCGGTCGCGGACGAGAACTGGGCCTCGACCACGTTCCCGCACGACCTGATCCCGGCGTTCGCCGACCTCGACATCGTCGGCCTGGGCCGCGAGTGGCCCGACCGCCGCTCCTACTCCAAGCTCCTGACCTCGTTCATCAGCCTGGAGCTGTCCCGGATCGACCCGTCGATGGCCACGTTCTTCGGCGTGCACACCGGCCTGGCGCTGTCCTCGATCGACCTGTGCGGGTCCGAGGAGCAGAAGGAGCGCTGGCTGCCGGCGATGCGCCGGATGGAGCTGATCGGCGCGTTCGCCCTGTCCGAGCCGCACGGCGGCTCCGACGTCGCGGGCGGTCTGGAGACCACCGCGCGCCGCGACGGTGACACCTGGGTCCTCAACGGCGCCAAGCGCTGGATCGGCAACGGCACGTTCGCCGATCTGACGATCGTCTGGGCCCGTGACGTGACCGACGGCGGCGACGGTGCCGTGCTCGGCTTCGTCCTGGAGAAGGACACGCCCGGCTTCACCGCAACGAAGATGGAGGGCAAGCTCGCGCTGCGCACCGTGCAGAACGCGGACCTGACCTTCGTCGACGCCCGGGTGCCGGAGGCGAACCGCCTGCAGAACGCGAACTCGTTCAAGGACACCAACCGGGTCCTGCGGGTCACCCGCGGAGGCGTCGCCTGGAACGCCGTCGGCGCGATGATGGGCGTCTACGAGCTGGCCCGCGACTACGCGCTCGAGCGCGAGCAGTTCGGCGCCCCGATCGCGTCCTACCAGCTGATCCAGGACCACCTGGTCACGATCCTCGGGCACCTGACGTCCTCGCTCGGGATGGCCGTGCGGGTCGCCCAGCTCCAGGACACCGACCGGTTCACCGACGAGCAGGCCGCCCTGGCCAAGCGCGAGTGCACGATCGCCCTGCGCGACGCCGCCGCGCGGGCCCGCGAGGTGCTCGGCGGCAACGGGGTGCTGCTGGAGAACAAGGTCACCCGGTTCTTCAACGACGCCGAGGCGCTCTACTCCTACGAGGGCACCAAGGAGATCAACACCCTGGTCGTGGGCCGGGCCATCACCGGCATCGGCGCGTTCGTCGGGCGCGCCCCCGCCAAGAAGCGCTGA
- a CDS encoding IclR family transcriptional regulator, with protein sequence MASLLDVVVGRPEGVTLTGLAHAVDAPVSSVQKLVDGLTAIGFLDERDRRYSLGPAPYVLALRAGLPPVQSVRHAGLAALSERLGVPVLLAVRVGDDAVYVDWAGADEAFDVAISSQVRRPLLDTAAGRVLFAHLPEAARREIALTAHPGDPAAVVGVLDGAATTRERGAETGDSGPLLPGATAVAVPVYRDGRVVAAVSAADRHGVLDGRVEATASTLRDAVSDD encoded by the coding sequence GTGGCATCGCTGCTCGACGTCGTGGTGGGCCGGCCGGAGGGAGTGACGCTGACCGGGCTGGCCCACGCGGTGGACGCCCCGGTGTCGTCGGTGCAGAAGCTGGTCGACGGGCTCACGGCCATCGGGTTCCTCGACGAGCGGGACCGCCGGTACTCGCTCGGCCCCGCGCCGTACGTCCTGGCGCTGCGGGCCGGCCTGCCGCCGGTGCAGTCGGTGCGCCACGCCGGCCTCGCGGCGCTGAGCGAGCGTCTCGGCGTCCCGGTGCTGCTCGCGGTGCGGGTCGGGGACGACGCCGTCTACGTCGACTGGGCGGGCGCCGACGAGGCGTTCGACGTCGCGATCTCCTCCCAGGTCCGACGCCCGCTGCTCGACACCGCGGCCGGGCGTGTCCTGTTCGCACACCTGCCGGAGGCCGCGCGCCGCGAGATCGCGCTCACCGCCCACCCGGGGGACCCGGCCGCCGTCGTCGGCGTGCTGGACGGCGCGGCCACCACCCGGGAGCGGGGCGCCGAGACCGGGGACAGCGGGCCGTTGCTGCCCGGCGCGACCGCCGTCGCGGTGCCGGTGTACCGGGACGGCCGGGTCGTCGCCGCGGTGTCGGCCGCCGACCGCCACGGCGTGCTGGACGGGCGGGTGGAGGCCACCGCGTCGACGCTGCGCGACGCGGTGAGCGACGACTGA
- a CDS encoding 3-hydroxyacyl-CoA dehydrogenase NAD-binding domain-containing protein, with protein sequence MRITEVGAGTIGVSWTTLLAFHGHDVTVTDPRKDLAEAVATGVRQFAPSLRADPDALLARVRCEPDLETAVADAEIVQEQGPEDLDLKRSLFARIGAAAPATTPLLTSTSGLMPTDIARDLDDAVAARLLVAHPFNPPHLLPLVEIVAGDRTSRASLDVAAEFLRSAGKDPVELHREVSGFVANRLQSALFREAVSLVRDGVVSPAELDRVVTGSLGPRWATGGPFLSFHLGGGPGGLRHMLEHLGPGMARRWADLGNPSLDAGTVDALSSATEQAYGDDYAALTTARDRAETAVLSARQAAGIAGEQTAEQMNSEATR encoded by the coding sequence ATGAGGATCACCGAGGTGGGCGCCGGCACGATCGGCGTCTCCTGGACCACGCTGCTGGCCTTCCACGGCCACGACGTCACCGTCACCGACCCGCGGAAGGACCTGGCCGAGGCCGTCGCGACCGGCGTGCGCCAGTTCGCGCCGTCGCTGCGCGCCGACCCGGACGCCCTGCTGGCCCGGGTGCGCTGCGAGCCGGATCTGGAGACCGCCGTCGCCGATGCGGAGATCGTGCAGGAGCAGGGCCCGGAGGATCTGGACCTCAAACGCTCGCTGTTCGCCAGGATCGGCGCCGCCGCCCCGGCCACGACACCGCTGCTGACCTCGACATCCGGTCTGATGCCCACCGACATCGCCCGGGACCTCGACGACGCCGTCGCGGCCCGGCTGCTCGTCGCGCACCCGTTCAACCCGCCGCACCTGCTGCCGCTGGTCGAGATCGTCGCCGGCGACCGGACCTCGCGCGCGTCCCTGGACGTCGCCGCGGAGTTCCTGCGCTCGGCCGGCAAGGACCCGGTGGAGCTGCACCGGGAGGTCTCCGGGTTCGTGGCGAACCGTCTGCAGTCGGCGCTGTTCCGCGAGGCCGTGTCGCTGGTGCGCGACGGCGTGGTCTCCCCCGCCGAGCTCGACCGCGTCGTCACCGGCTCGCTCGGGCCGCGCTGGGCGACCGGCGGCCCGTTCCTGAGCTTCCACCTCGGCGGCGGCCCAGGCGGGCTGCGTCACATGCTCGAGCACCTCGGGCCGGGGATGGCGCGCCGCTGGGCCGATCTGGGGAACCCCTCCCTCGACGCCGGCACCGTCGACGCCCTGAGCAGCGCGACCGAACAGGCCTACGGCGACGACTACGCCGCCCTGACCACCGCCCGCGACCGCGCCGAGACCGCCGTGCTGAGCGCACGGCAGGCCGCCGGGATCGCGGGCGAGCAGACTGCAGAGCAGATGAACTCGGAGGCCACACGATGA
- a CDS encoding TIGR03557 family F420-dependent LLM class oxidoreductase — protein sequence MTSFGYFLSCEEYGPRDLVRQARMAEAAGFERLWISDHFHPWVDAQGQSPFVWSVIGALSEAVSIPVTTAVVCPTVRIHPAIIAQAAATAAVQLEGRFVLGVGSGEALNEHILGDPWPSIGVRLEMLEEAVALIRLLHTGRQVSFHGKHYEVHDARIYTVPDEPIPIYVSGFGPQATELAARIGDGYCTVAPDDEMIRTYRGAGGRGPAQAALKVCWAETEQEGIETAHRTWPNDMMGGQLAQILPRPQDFEAAAATIPLSAAAEQFACGPDPEPHRAAAQAYLDAGVDEVYVQQIGGHHEEFFRLWQEKVLPALR from the coding sequence ATGACGAGCTTCGGGTACTTCCTGTCCTGCGAGGAGTACGGACCGCGTGACCTGGTCCGACAGGCCCGGATGGCCGAGGCGGCCGGGTTCGAGCGCCTCTGGATCTCCGACCACTTCCACCCCTGGGTCGACGCGCAGGGGCAGAGCCCCTTCGTCTGGTCGGTGATCGGGGCGCTGTCGGAGGCCGTGTCGATCCCGGTGACGACGGCGGTGGTCTGCCCGACCGTGCGGATCCACCCGGCGATCATCGCCCAGGCCGCCGCGACGGCCGCGGTGCAGCTCGAGGGCCGGTTCGTCCTCGGCGTGGGCAGCGGCGAGGCGCTCAACGAGCACATCCTCGGCGACCCCTGGCCCTCGATCGGCGTCCGCCTGGAGATGCTGGAGGAGGCGGTGGCGCTCATCCGTCTGCTGCACACCGGCCGTCAGGTCAGCTTCCACGGCAAGCACTACGAGGTGCACGACGCCCGGATCTACACCGTCCCGGACGAGCCGATCCCGATCTACGTCTCCGGGTTCGGGCCGCAGGCCACCGAGCTGGCCGCCCGGATCGGCGACGGCTACTGCACCGTCGCCCCGGACGACGAGATGATCCGGACCTACCGCGGCGCCGGCGGCAGGGGCCCGGCCCAGGCCGCACTGAAGGTGTGCTGGGCCGAGACCGAGCAGGAGGGGATCGAGACCGCGCACCGGACGTGGCCCAACGACATGATGGGCGGGCAGCTCGCGCAGATCCTCCCCCGGCCACAGGACTTCGAGGCGGCCGCCGCCACGATCCCGCTGTCGGCCGCGGCCGAGCAGTTCGCGTGCGGACCCGACCCCGAGCCCCATCGGGCGGCCGCGCAGGCCTACCTCGACGCGGGCGTCGACGAGGTCTACGTCCAGCAGATCGGCGGGCACCACGAGGAGTTCTTCCGCCTGTGGCAGGAGAAGGTGCTCCCGGCCCTGCGCTGA